In Providencia zhijiangensis, a single window of DNA contains:
- the rpoE gene encoding RNA polymerase sigma factor RpoE, translating into MSEQLTDQILVEKVQKGDQQAFNLLVIKYQHKVASLVSRYVPQADVPDVAQESFIKAYRAIGSFRGDSAFYTWLYRIAVNTAKNYLVAQDRRPPASDLEASDAENFESAGALKEISNPENLMLSDELKRVVFRTIESLPEDLRMAITLRELDGLSYEEIAEVMDCPVGTVRSRIFRAREAIDEKVQPLIQQH; encoded by the coding sequence ATGAGCGAGCAGCTGACAGACCAAATATTGGTTGAGAAAGTACAAAAAGGCGATCAACAAGCTTTCAATTTACTGGTGATTAAATACCAGCATAAAGTTGCAAGTCTCGTTTCTCGTTATGTACCGCAAGCGGATGTGCCTGATGTCGCACAAGAGTCGTTTATTAAGGCTTATCGTGCAATCGGTTCGTTTCGTGGCGACAGTGCTTTTTATACTTGGCTTTATCGAATTGCTGTCAACACGGCAAAGAACTATTTAGTCGCGCAAGATAGACGTCCTCCCGCGTCAGATCTGGAAGCGAGCGACGCAGAAAACTTCGAATCCGCCGGCGCATTAAAAGAAATTTCGAACCCAGAGAACTTAATGTTGTCTGATGAATTAAAGCGAGTTGTTTTCCGTACCATTGAGTCACTGCCAGAAGATCTTCGAATGGCAATCACGCTACGTGAACTTGATGGTTTAAGCTATGAAGAGATTGCCGAAGTGATGGATTGCCCTGTGGGTACAGTTCGATCGCGGATCTTTAGAGCGAGGGAAGCAATTGATGAAAAAGTTCAGCCGTTGATCCAACAACATTAA
- the rseB gene encoding sigma-E factor regulatory protein RseB, which translates to MNKWLSVFCLTGSLIMSNQASASSTDADVLFKEMGTAAQNLSYEMSFMTFNPQNIVPVRYRHAIINGVPISQMIQMDSSRREIVQNGNRISYFEPGFDAFSLNGEHIIDNLPTVLFADYQKIQPYYNFIDAGRTHIGDRPALVMRIISKDNSRFNYVLLIDEETKLPLRVDLLDNNNQTLEQFRVISTVLDSKNVQNSLKSLSNVNLPPLLVSPKNENPSFKWRVGMLPPGFEEVSRSTRKLSDDDIIETAMFSDGLFTFSVNVTKTSKGPLLDQPLQNGRRTIYTMTQKQNVITIIGELPLSTSQLIASSIQFRE; encoded by the coding sequence ATGAATAAATGGTTATCCGTCTTCTGCCTGACGGGCAGCCTGATTATGTCTAATCAAGCGTCGGCATCATCTACGGATGCCGATGTTCTTTTCAAAGAAATGGGAACGGCTGCCCAGAACCTGTCCTATGAAATGTCGTTTATGACATTCAATCCGCAAAATATCGTTCCAGTGCGCTATCGCCACGCGATTATTAATGGAGTCCCTATTTCTCAAATGATCCAGATGGATTCATCTCGCCGAGAGATAGTGCAAAATGGTAACCGAATTAGTTATTTTGAACCGGGATTCGATGCGTTTAGCTTAAATGGTGAACATATCATTGATAACTTACCTACGGTACTTTTTGCGGATTACCAAAAAATTCAGCCTTATTATAATTTTATCGATGCTGGTCGTACGCATATTGGTGATAGACCCGCATTAGTCATGCGAATTATTTCAAAAGACAATTCTCGATTTAATTATGTGTTATTAATCGATGAAGAAACTAAATTGCCACTGCGTGTTGATTTACTCGACAACAATAATCAAACACTGGAACAGTTTAGGGTGATTTCGACTGTTTTAGATAGCAAGAATGTACAAAATTCATTGAAATCTCTCAGTAATGTAAATTTACCACCATTATTAGTGTCGCCGAAAAACGAAAATCCATCGTTTAAATGGCGGGTGGGAATGCTGCCTCCAGGCTTTGAGGAAGTGTCTCGCTCTACGCGAAAATTAAGCGATGATGACATCATTGAAACGGCAATGTTCAGCGATGGGCTATTTACCTTTTCGGTTAATGTGACAAAAACATCGAAAGGTCCTTTACTTGATCAGCCACTACAAAATGGTCGCCGCACAATTTACACCATGACTCAAAAGCAAAATGTGATTACGATAATAGGGGAGTTACCGCTATCAACATCCCAGTTAATTGCGAGTAGCATTCAGTTTCGGGAGTAA
- the trmN gene encoding tRNA(1)(Val) (adenine(37)-N(6))-methyltransferase TrmN, translating into MSEQKKRYRKGGFTFKQFFVAHDRCAMKVGTDGVLLGAWAPLNATKYALDIGSGSGLIALMLAQRSEQVQVDAVELDDAAALQAQENFDESPWSERLRVFHQDIITFSEQPNHQYDLIVSNPPYFEPAVACRDEKRDQARYTGTLTHQVLLDSAKQCLAPNGIFCLVLPYEVGEKVEAMAMASGWNLAYRVQVQDKSHTPYHRMLLGLTIKMTEPVISSLTLKQPDDSYTDEFISLIRPFYLKY; encoded by the coding sequence TTTTTGTTGCTCATGATCGTTGCGCGATGAAGGTCGGTACTGACGGGGTATTACTCGGTGCGTGGGCGCCTCTTAATGCGACAAAATACGCGTTGGACATAGGCAGTGGGAGCGGATTAATTGCCTTAATGCTGGCTCAGCGTAGTGAGCAAGTGCAGGTTGATGCGGTTGAACTTGATGACGCCGCAGCGTTACAAGCGCAGGAAAATTTTGATGAATCACCATGGTCTGAACGGCTGCGAGTGTTCCATCAGGACATTATTACGTTTAGCGAACAGCCTAACCATCAGTATGATTTAATCGTGAGTAACCCCCCTTATTTTGAACCTGCGGTGGCGTGTCGAGATGAAAAACGCGATCAAGCGCGCTATACCGGAACACTTACTCACCAAGTATTATTAGATAGCGCTAAACAATGTTTGGCACCAAACGGTATTTTTTGTTTGGTATTGCCCTATGAAGTGGGAGAGAAAGTCGAAGCGATGGCAATGGCGAGTGGTTGGAATTTAGCTTACCGCGTGCAAGTTCAGGATAAATCACATACGCCATATCATCGGATGCTATTAGGGTTGACGATTAAGATGACGGAGCCGGTTATTTCGTCTTTAACGTTGAAACAACCAGATGATAGCTATACGGATGAGTTTATTTCGTTGATCCGGCCATTTTATCTTAAGTATTAA
- the nadB gene encoding L-aspartate oxidase produces MNASTQHDTDILIIGSGVAGLSAALRLAPFHQVTILSKSTLNEGASYYAQGGIAAVFDDTDSIESHVNDTLVAGAGICEKSAVEFIASNAKHCVQWLIDQGVLFDTEINETGETQYHLTREGGHSHRRILHHADATGKEVETTLVNLAFEHPNIQIKERYNAVDLILEDKTQQNARSRIVGAYVWNRQKEQVETIRAKTIILATGGAAKVYQYTTNPDISSGDGIAMAWRAGCRVANLEFNQFHPTCLFHPQARNFLLTEALRGEGAYLKRPDGSRFMPDYDERSELAPRDIVARAIDHEMKRLGADCMYLDISHKSPDFIKNHFPTIYAKLLTLGLDLTQEPIPIVPAAHYTCGGVVVDPTGMTDIPNLYAIGEVSYTGLHGANRMASNSLLECLVYGWAAAENIIKTIDEIPAISALPEWDESRVHNSDEQVVIQHNWHELRLFMWDYMGIVRTTKRLERALRRIHLLQQEINDYYANFRISNNLLELRNLVQVAELMVRCALERKESRGLHYTLDYPELLPDSGPTVLTH; encoded by the coding sequence ATGAACGCATCCACACAGCATGACACTGATATTTTAATCATTGGAAGTGGTGTCGCAGGATTATCAGCCGCACTCCGGCTCGCGCCCTTTCATCAAGTTACTATTCTCAGCAAAAGCACCCTCAATGAAGGTGCATCTTATTATGCTCAAGGCGGAATAGCCGCCGTTTTCGATGATACAGATAGCATTGAGTCCCATGTAAATGACACGCTTGTAGCTGGTGCAGGGATCTGTGAAAAGAGCGCCGTCGAGTTTATCGCATCAAACGCCAAACATTGTGTTCAGTGGCTCATTGACCAAGGCGTCTTATTTGATACTGAAATCAACGAAACAGGGGAAACTCAGTATCACCTCACCCGAGAAGGCGGGCATAGCCATCGCCGCATTCTGCATCACGCGGATGCCACCGGAAAAGAGGTTGAAACCACCCTGGTTAATCTTGCTTTCGAACACCCGAATATCCAGATCAAAGAACGCTACAATGCGGTTGATCTGATCCTCGAAGATAAAACCCAACAGAACGCCCGCTCCCGCATTGTCGGTGCCTATGTTTGGAATCGCCAAAAAGAACAAGTCGAGACTATTCGAGCAAAAACTATCATCTTAGCCACGGGTGGTGCTGCGAAAGTTTATCAATACACCACCAACCCCGATATCTCATCTGGTGATGGTATTGCCATGGCATGGCGGGCAGGTTGTCGTGTAGCGAACTTGGAATTTAACCAGTTTCATCCAACCTGTTTATTCCATCCGCAAGCACGTAATTTCTTACTCACTGAAGCTTTACGTGGTGAAGGCGCTTACTTAAAACGCCCTGATGGCAGCCGCTTTATGCCAGATTATGACGAGCGCAGTGAATTAGCACCGCGGGATATTGTTGCCAGAGCTATCGACCATGAAATGAAACGCCTCGGGGCGGACTGCATGTATCTCGACATCAGCCACAAATCCCCAGACTTTATTAAGAACCACTTCCCCACCATTTATGCCAAGTTGCTCACCTTAGGTTTAGATTTAACCCAAGAGCCGATCCCGATAGTTCCCGCAGCCCACTATACCTGCGGCGGCGTCGTTGTTGACCCAACTGGCATGACAGATATACCGAATCTGTATGCTATTGGTGAAGTGAGTTATACCGGGCTACATGGTGCCAATCGTATGGCGTCTAACTCATTACTTGAATGCCTAGTTTATGGATGGGCTGCCGCAGAAAATATTATCAAAACGATCGACGAGATCCCTGCGATTTCTGCACTCCCTGAATGGGATGAAAGCCGAGTTCATAATTCTGATGAACAGGTTGTAATTCAGCATAACTGGCATGAATTGCGCCTATTTATGTGGGATTACATGGGGATAGTAAGAACCACAAAACGACTTGAACGTGCTTTGCGTCGTATTCATTTACTTCAACAAGAAATTAATGACTATTATGCTAATTTCCGCATCTCCAACAACTTACTGGAACTGCGCAACTTAGTCCAAGTTGCAGAGTTAATGGTGCGTTGCGCCTTAGAACGTAAAGAGAGTCGCGGTTTACACTATACCTTAGACTACCCTGAGCTTTTACCCGATTCTGGTCCAACCGTTTTAACCCACTAA
- the rseA gene encoding anti-sigma-E factor RseA, with amino-acid sequence MQREKLSAMMDGEALDLELINTISCDSTLKQRWESYHLVRDTLRNDTGDVIHFDIASKVAAALENEAVRINPQAVVESQPEPASWSGFPFWNKIRPWASQITQIGVAACVSLAVIVGVQQYNQSNSVDSTVDDPVFNTVPVGRGAPVSLNLSDSQLFGTEQQSQQIEQQNQRINAMLQQYEIERRSMLNQPHQDSDKNTASAGVKLQ; translated from the coding sequence ATGCAAAGAGAGAAACTTTCCGCAATGATGGATGGTGAAGCTCTAGATTTAGAACTTATTAACACCATTTCATGTGATTCAACGTTAAAGCAACGTTGGGAGAGCTATCATCTTGTTCGTGATACTCTGCGTAATGATACAGGCGATGTCATTCATTTTGATATTGCAAGTAAAGTTGCGGCAGCGCTGGAAAATGAAGCGGTGCGAATTAATCCTCAAGCAGTTGTTGAATCACAACCAGAGCCAGCAAGCTGGAGTGGCTTCCCGTTTTGGAACAAAATTCGTCCATGGGCTAGCCAAATTACGCAAATCGGTGTGGCTGCATGTGTATCACTCGCTGTAATTGTGGGTGTTCAACAATACAATCAAAGCAATAGTGTCGATTCTACTGTGGATGATCCTGTATTTAATACCGTTCCAGTCGGACGTGGTGCGCCAGTTAGCTTAAATCTTTCAGATAGCCAATTGTTTGGTACTGAGCAACAATCTCAGCAAATCGAGCAACAAAATCAACGTATCAACGCCATGCTGCAACAGTATGAAATTGAAAGACGTTCAATGCTGAATCAGCCGCATCAAGACAGTGATAAAAATACCGCATCAGCAGGGGTTAAACTGCAATAA
- the rseC gene encoding SoxR-reducing system protein RseC yields MVKEWATVIRWQKGRALLRYGSSAGCGSCSARAACGSYALNKIGPNTEHELEIEVEQPLVVGQKIEVGIPEGSLLRSAMLVYLTPLVGLFLFAALAQLAEFEQVWVALAGIFGGFAGFFTAREMASRWRNKIDFQPIVLQIGLPPGEISVQTHC; encoded by the coding sequence ATGGTAAAAGAATGGGCAACGGTGATTAGGTGGCAGAAAGGGCGAGCATTATTGCGTTATGGCTCTTCAGCCGGATGTGGAAGTTGCAGCGCTCGTGCTGCTTGTGGTTCATATGCTTTAAATAAAATTGGGCCTAACACTGAGCACGAATTGGAAATTGAAGTTGAACAGCCTTTGGTTGTTGGACAAAAAATTGAAGTGGGTATTCCTGAAGGGAGCTTACTGCGTTCTGCGATGTTAGTCTATTTAACGCCATTGGTTGGATTGTTTTTATTTGCCGCATTGGCTCAATTAGCTGAATTTGAGCAGGTATGGGTCGCATTAGCAGGAATTTTCGGTGGGTTTGCTGGCTTTTTCACTGCGCGAGAAATGGCTTCACGTTGGCGTAATAAAATCGATTTTCAGCCAATCGTTTTACAAATAGGACTGCCCCCCGGCGAAATCAGCGTTCAAACACATTGTTGA